The proteins below come from a single Sphingomonas carotinifaciens genomic window:
- a CDS encoding class II 3-deoxy-7-phosphoheptulonate synthase, which translates to MAANWAPNSWTTAEARQLPDYPDAAALAQATDALASYPPLVFAGEARNLTASLGEVAEGRGFLLQGGDCAESFAEHSANNIRDTFRVILQMAVVLTFASKLPVVKLGRMAGQFAKPRSTPTETIDGVELPSYRGDNVNDIAFTAASRIPDPQRMLRAYAQSAATLNLLRAFAQGGYANLHQVHRWTHDFMGRSPWAQKYTETANRIGEALDFMAACGIDPETVPQLSQTHFYTSHEALLLPFEQALTRQDSLTGDWYDTSAHFLWIGDRTRFEGSAHVEFLRGIGNPIGVKCGPSLEPDALLRMLDTLNPGRVPGRMTLITRYGYDKIEAALPKLVRAVKREGHPVVWSCDPMHGNTVKAATGYKTRPFDRILAEVRGFFAVHRAEGTHAGGIHAEMTGQNVTECTGGAIDVTEQTLADRYHTHCDPRLNASQSIELAFLLAEMLNAEMAERRRDAA; encoded by the coding sequence ATGGCCGCGAACTGGGCCCCCAATAGCTGGACCACCGCCGAAGCCCGTCAGCTTCCCGACTATCCCGATGCCGCCGCGCTGGCACAGGCGACCGACGCGCTCGCCAGCTATCCGCCGCTCGTTTTCGCCGGCGAGGCGCGCAACCTCACGGCGTCGCTCGGCGAAGTGGCGGAGGGGCGCGGCTTCCTGCTCCAGGGCGGCGACTGCGCGGAAAGCTTTGCGGAGCATAGCGCGAACAACATTCGCGACACCTTCCGCGTCATCCTCCAGATGGCGGTGGTGCTCACCTTCGCGTCGAAGCTGCCGGTGGTGAAGCTCGGCCGTATGGCGGGGCAGTTCGCCAAGCCGCGCTCCACCCCCACCGAGACGATCGACGGCGTCGAACTGCCCAGCTACCGCGGCGACAATGTCAACGACATCGCCTTCACCGCGGCGTCGCGCATTCCCGATCCGCAGCGGATGCTGCGCGCCTATGCGCAGTCGGCGGCGACGCTGAACCTGCTGCGCGCCTTTGCGCAAGGGGGCTATGCCAATCTCCACCAGGTGCACCGCTGGACGCACGACTTCATGGGCCGCAGCCCCTGGGCGCAGAAATATACCGAAACCGCGAACCGGATCGGCGAGGCGCTCGATTTCATGGCGGCGTGCGGGATCGATCCGGAGACAGTTCCGCAACTGTCGCAGACGCATTTCTATACCAGCCACGAGGCGCTGCTGCTGCCCTTCGAGCAGGCGCTGACCCGGCAGGATTCGCTGACCGGCGACTGGTACGACACCTCCGCCCACTTCCTGTGGATCGGCGATCGCACCCGGTTCGAGGGGTCGGCGCATGTCGAGTTCCTGCGCGGCATCGGCAACCCGATCGGCGTGAAGTGCGGCCCCTCGCTGGAGCCGGACGCGCTTCTGCGCATGCTCGACACGCTCAATCCGGGCCGCGTGCCCGGCCGCATGACGCTCATCACCCGCTACGGCTATGACAAGATCGAGGCGGCGCTCCCCAAACTGGTCCGCGCGGTGAAGCGCGAAGGCCATCCGGTCGTCTGGTCGTGCGATCCGATGCACGGCAACACCGTAAAGGCCGCCACCGGCTACAAGACGCGCCCCTTCGACCGTATCCTGGCCGAAGTCCGCGGCTTCTTTGCGGTGCACCGGGCGGAGGGGACGCATGCCGGCGGCATCCACGCCGAAATGACCGGGCAGAACGTCACCGAATGCACCGGCGGCGCGATCGACGTGACCGAACAGACGCTGGCCGACCGCTACCACACGCATTGCGACCCGCGCCTGAACGCCAGCCAGAGCATCGAGCTGGCCTTCCTGCTCGCCGAAATGCTGAACGCCGAAATGGCCGAACGCCGCCGCGACGCGGCCTGA
- a CDS encoding TonB-dependent receptor yields MISRPSFAAALLASVSFCTTPAFAQASAQPEDAGERSGNDIIVTAQKIEQRAQDVPITISALSGQRIAELGVGDLDELSSYIPGLNIQEQSANNPGIVIRGITSDSGSSQQGPRVTLYYNGVDISRSRGSYQAIYDLERVEVIKGPQATLFGTASAVGAISLTSARPREGFSGTLTGGYGNFGQTLLSGFLNAGNDVIAGRVAFEWKTRDGYVENLSPRQKRDLYAQDQLGIRASLRYTPTDTLTVDLIGTFDRQDNGGTPFISRALPTEDGPGNPFGRANLGGSPLSAQVLGNDQLGLDRKVYDVNLTASYDFADGWNFTTVNGYRRFDSAEVFDADGSAAWYLEFAEIAKGWQASHEGRFNYADDHWRASFGWNVFVEDNFQRVPFSGEEGTFIGCLAGALTGGCVNAAGTVVAAGTTAQVTGGRLTQIPYSSVTENQGQNDSYSVFADTTWIPVPALELTAGARVLIEQRKSGYIASVPRPILPALLPVALRAQLAARGVGASLVPNQVDTGGRTFTAQQSYAAILPRFNALYRLSPAVNVYATISKGRRSPVVQLNARASAAGAIPNVQRVPEEVVWNYEGGIKASHGGISGSLGVYYQKYDGFQVSVQQANGTAITQSAGSAGNLGVEAELSIRPVRWLNVFGNVGYIDGGIDRNNSFAPAFSGARFRLQPKWQAAGGFTVDAPLGGGMRLFATPSITHRSSIFFELPNSSATSQGPVTLVNARAGISFADGAYELTGFIRNAFDRDYLLDAGNTGGGFGIPTYIPGEPRFYGAQATARF; encoded by the coding sequence ATGATCTCGCGTCCTTCTTTTGCCGCGGCGCTGCTCGCGTCCGTATCCTTCTGCACCACGCCCGCTTTCGCCCAAGCCTCCGCACAGCCCGAAGACGCAGGCGAGCGGAGCGGCAACGACATCATCGTCACCGCGCAAAAGATCGAGCAACGGGCGCAGGACGTGCCCATCACCATCTCGGCGCTCAGCGGCCAGCGCATTGCCGAACTCGGCGTCGGCGATCTGGACGAGCTGTCCAGCTATATTCCCGGCCTCAACATCCAGGAGCAGAGCGCCAACAATCCCGGCATCGTCATCCGCGGCATTACCTCGGACTCGGGATCGTCGCAGCAGGGGCCACGCGTCACCCTTTATTATAACGGCGTCGATATCTCCCGGTCGCGCGGCTCCTACCAGGCGATCTACGATCTGGAACGGGTCGAGGTGATCAAGGGGCCGCAGGCGACCCTGTTCGGCACCGCCTCCGCGGTCGGCGCGATCAGCCTGACCTCGGCCCGCCCGCGCGAGGGTTTCTCGGGCACGTTGACCGGCGGCTACGGCAATTTCGGCCAGACATTGCTGTCCGGCTTCCTCAATGCCGGCAACGACGTCATCGCCGGGCGCGTCGCCTTTGAATGGAAGACGCGCGACGGCTATGTCGAGAACCTGTCGCCGCGCCAGAAGCGCGACCTCTATGCGCAGGACCAGCTCGGCATCCGCGCCTCGCTGCGCTACACCCCGACCGACACGCTGACCGTGGACCTGATCGGCACCTTCGACCGGCAGGACAATGGCGGCACCCCCTTTATCTCGCGCGCCCTGCCGACCGAGGATGGCCCCGGCAACCCGTTCGGTCGTGCGAACCTGGGCGGCTCGCCCTTGTCGGCGCAAGTGCTCGGCAACGACCAGCTCGGCCTCGACCGCAAGGTCTATGACGTCAATCTGACCGCCAGCTACGACTTTGCCGATGGCTGGAACTTCACCACCGTCAACGGCTATCGCCGCTTCGACAGTGCCGAGGTGTTCGATGCCGACGGTTCGGCCGCCTGGTATCTGGAATTCGCCGAAATCGCCAAGGGCTGGCAGGCCAGCCATGAAGGCCGCTTCAACTATGCCGACGATCATTGGCGCGCTTCGTTCGGCTGGAACGTCTTCGTGGAGGACAATTTCCAGCGCGTGCCCTTTTCGGGCGAGGAGGGGACGTTCATCGGCTGCCTCGCGGGTGCGCTGACCGGTGGCTGCGTCAATGCCGCGGGCACCGTGGTCGCCGCCGGCACCACCGCACAGGTCACCGGCGGCCGGCTGACGCAGATCCCCTACAGCTCGGTGACCGAGAATCAGGGGCAGAACGACAGCTACTCGGTCTTTGCCGACACCACCTGGATCCCGGTGCCCGCGCTGGAGCTGACCGCGGGTGCGCGCGTGCTGATCGAACAGCGCAAGTCCGGCTATATCGCCAGCGTTCCGCGTCCGATCCTGCCGGCGCTGCTGCCGGTGGCGCTGCGCGCGCAGCTGGCGGCGCGCGGCGTCGGCGCGTCGCTGGTGCCCAACCAGGTCGATACCGGCGGCCGCACCTTCACCGCGCAGCAAAGCTATGCCGCGATCCTGCCGCGCTTCAACGCGCTGTATCGCCTGAGCCCGGCGGTGAACGTCTACGCCACCATCTCCAAGGGCCGCCGCTCGCCGGTGGTGCAGCTCAACGCCCGCGCCTCCGCCGCCGGCGCGATCCCCAACGTGCAACGCGTGCCCGAGGAGGTCGTCTGGAATTACGAGGGCGGCATCAAGGCCAGCCATGGCGGCATCTCCGGCTCGCTCGGCGTCTATTACCAGAAATATGACGGCTTCCAGGTCAGCGTGCAGCAGGCGAACGGGACCGCCATCACGCAAAGCGCCGGATCCGCCGGCAATCTGGGGGTCGAGGCCGAACTCAGCATCCGCCCGGTCCGCTGGCTGAACGTGTTCGGCAATGTCGGCTATATCGATGGTGGCATCGACCGGAACAACAGCTTCGCCCCCGCCTTCTCCGGCGCCCGCTTCCGGCTTCAGCCCAAATGGCAGGCGGCGGGCGGGTTCACCGTCGATGCGCCGCTGGGCGGTGGCATGCGCCTGTTCGCCACGCCCAGCATCACGCATCGCAGCAGCATCTTCTTCGAACTGCCCAACAGCTCCGCCACGTCGCAAGGCCCCGTCACGCTGGTCAACGCGCGCGCCGGGATCAGCTTCGCGGACGGCGCCTATGAGCTGACCGGCTTCATCCGCAACGCCTTCGACCGCGACTATCTCCTCGACGCCGGCAACACCGGCGGCGGCTTCGGCATCCCCACCTACATCCCCGGCGAGCCGCGCTTCTACGGCGCGCAGGCGACCGCGCGCTTCTGA
- a CDS encoding alkaline phosphatase D family protein encodes MTIIGRRGALALIGSGASLSIPAVARGPASARFEHGIASGDPAADGAVLWTRATPADASADVALEWHVADGPDAAPRHTGRVVARAAADHTAKLEVTGLAPGRDYWFWFTDAAGTRSPTGRFRTLPRGAVDRLVLAVASCQLYPGGLFNAYADMAALPRLDAVLHLGDYIYEYGAGGYGADIGRKLNRLPDPAHEIVSLSDYRRRHAQVKRDADMQAAHARAAFICVWDDHEVANDGWVGGAENHDPATEGDWTARKAAAMQAYFEWMPIRESRRGLGREAIFRSFEFGDLATLAMVETRLLARSEQVAPKGQAPASGDYAAALAEAARPDREMLGAQQQRWLEDVLARSVRANKPWQLLGNQVVMARVAGPDLEKALGAEKYAATLARIPAAYRDRLARSLASYRVGIPFSLDSWDGYPAARERLYQSFRRAGARPVVLSGDSHAAWSNDLYDDAGHLVAAEFGATAITSPSYGSLLPGLGKVLADQNREVVFCDQDSKGYTLLTLTPDAATAEHIAVSTILAKPFTRRVTATHRVTTDKTRPIA; translated from the coding sequence ATGACCATCATCGGACGGCGCGGCGCCCTCGCCCTGATCGGCAGCGGCGCCAGCCTTTCCATTCCGGCTGTGGCACGTGGCCCGGCCAGCGCCCGCTTCGAGCACGGCATCGCCAGCGGCGACCCGGCCGCGGACGGCGCCGTGCTGTGGACCCGCGCCACCCCCGCCGACGCCAGTGCCGACGTCGCGCTGGAATGGCACGTCGCCGACGGCCCCGACGCCGCGCCCCGCCACACCGGCCGGGTCGTCGCCCGCGCCGCCGCCGACCATACCGCCAAGCTGGAGGTGACCGGCCTCGCGCCCGGCCGCGACTACTGGTTCTGGTTCACCGACGCCGCCGGCACCCGCTCGCCCACCGGCCGCTTCCGCACCCTGCCCAGGGGCGCGGTCGACCGCCTCGTCCTCGCCGTCGCCTCGTGCCAGCTATATCCCGGCGGCCTGTTCAACGCCTATGCCGACATGGCGGCGCTGCCCCGGCTCGACGCGGTTCTCCATCTCGGCGACTATATCTATGAATATGGCGCCGGGGGGTACGGCGCGGACATCGGCCGCAAGCTGAACCGCCTGCCCGATCCGGCGCACGAGATCGTCTCGCTGTCCGACTATCGCCGCCGCCATGCACAGGTGAAGCGCGATGCGGACATGCAGGCCGCCCACGCCCGCGCCGCCTTTATCTGCGTGTGGGACGATCACGAGGTCGCCAATGACGGCTGGGTCGGCGGCGCCGAGAACCACGACCCCGCGACCGAGGGCGACTGGACCGCGCGCAAGGCGGCGGCGATGCAGGCCTATTTCGAATGGATGCCGATCCGCGAATCGCGTCGCGGGCTGGGTCGCGAGGCCATCTTCCGCAGCTTCGAGTTCGGCGATCTGGCAACGCTGGCGATGGTGGAAACCCGGCTGCTCGCGCGCAGCGAACAGGTCGCGCCCAAGGGGCAGGCGCCCGCGTCCGGCGATTATGCCGCCGCCCTGGCCGAAGCCGCCCGCCCCGACCGCGAGATGCTCGGCGCGCAGCAGCAGCGCTGGCTGGAGGACGTGCTGGCCCGCTCGGTCCGCGCGAACAAGCCGTGGCAGCTGCTCGGCAATCAGGTGGTAATGGCGCGCGTCGCCGGCCCCGATCTGGAAAAGGCATTGGGCGCGGAGAAATACGCCGCGACGCTTGCCCGCATTCCGGCGGCATATCGCGACCGGCTGGCCCGGTCGCTCGCCAGCTACCGCGTCGGCATCCCCTTCAGCCTCGATTCGTGGGACGGCTATCCGGCGGCCCGCGAACGGCTCTACCAGAGCTTCCGGCGTGCCGGCGCGCGTCCGGTCGTCCTGTCGGGGGACAGCCATGCGGCATGGTCGAACGACCTGTACGACGATGCCGGCCACCTGGTCGCGGCCGAATTCGGGGCCACCGCGATCACCAGCCCGTCCTATGGCTCGCTGCTCCCCGGCCTCGGCAAGGTGCTGGCAGACCAGAATCGCGAGGTCGTGTTCTGCGACCAGGATTCGAAGGGCTATACGCTGCTGACGCTCACCCCCGATGCGGCCACCGCCGAACATATCGCGGTGTCCACCATCCTCGCCAAACCCTTTACCCGCCGGGTGACCGCCACCCACCGCGTCACCACCGACAAGACCCGGCCGATCGCGTAA
- a CDS encoding DHH family phosphoesterase yields MTLNPADPRTAAASGMARFLGRIAPDETIAVAAHFDADGLAAAAILTRALRTAGRTAEPVIVGKAQTPWDEDFAGRLRGLNPGGLILADLGTRAEPVLAGTPTLIVDHHRPTGTPPDAVTLSGHALDPEPTSALIAWWATTALGDQSDLLWLAALGLIGDMAEAAGFPELAEAQSRWGKTALRDAVSLVNAPRRTAAADAGPALRLLLAGDGPKAITRGEGPDVQALAAAKAEVRDAVEAARRVPPRIAGDVALLLFSSPCQIHPLIAQQWRGRLRDKIVIAANSGYRPGWVHFATRSATGRDLLAFLAEHRPDGADGRYGNGHAQATGGALPVEIWNRFVTGLGIVEAQVAP; encoded by the coding sequence ATGACCCTGAACCCGGCCGATCCCCGAACCGCCGCCGCCAGCGGCATGGCACGCTTCCTTGGCCGCATCGCGCCCGACGAGACGATCGCGGTCGCCGCGCATTTCGACGCGGACGGCCTTGCCGCCGCCGCCATCCTCACGCGCGCGCTGCGCACCGCCGGCCGCACCGCCGAACCGGTGATCGTCGGCAAGGCGCAGACGCCGTGGGACGAGGATTTCGCAGGCCGGTTGCGCGGCCTGAACCCCGGCGGGCTGATCCTCGCCGATCTCGGCACCCGCGCCGAACCGGTGCTTGCCGGCACGCCGACACTGATCGTCGACCATCACCGCCCGACCGGCACACCCCCCGACGCCGTCACGCTGAGCGGCCACGCGCTCGATCCCGAACCGACCAGCGCCCTGATCGCCTGGTGGGCGACGACGGCGCTCGGCGACCAGAGCGACCTGCTCTGGCTCGCCGCACTCGGCCTGATCGGCGACATGGCGGAGGCGGCGGGCTTTCCCGAACTGGCCGAGGCGCAGAGCCGCTGGGGCAAGACCGCGCTGCGCGATGCCGTGTCGCTGGTCAACGCACCGCGCCGCACCGCCGCCGCCGATGCGGGACCCGCGCTCCGCCTGCTGCTCGCCGGCGATGGGCCCAAGGCGATCACCAGGGGGGAGGGGCCGGACGTCCAGGCGCTCGCGGCGGCAAAGGCGGAGGTGCGTGACGCGGTGGAGGCCGCCCGCCGCGTTCCTCCCCGGATCGCCGGCGACGTCGCGTTGCTCCTCTTTTCCTCACCCTGCCAGATCCATCCGCTGATCGCTCAGCAATGGCGCGGACGGCTGCGCGACAAGATCGTGATCGCGGCGAACAGCGGCTACCGCCCCGGCTGGGTCCACTTCGCCACCCGCTCGGCCACCGGCCGCGATCTCCTCGCCTTTCTCGCCGAACACCGCCCCGACGGCGCCGATGGCCGCTACGGCAACGGCCACGCCCAGGCCACCGGCGGCGCGCTGCCGGTGGAGATATGGAACCGCTTCGTCACGGGACTGGGAATCGTGGAGGCGCAGGTCGCACCCTGA
- a CDS encoding ABC1 kinase family protein, with translation MTEESKGRAVPGGRIGRLGGMGRIVGGIAGGIVTEGARRLAAGERPKMNDLILTPKNAARVADQLANLRGAAMKLGQMISMDAGDILPPELTQILARLRDNAHHMPPKQLDGVLTAEWGRDWRRKFRHFQAHPIAAASIGQVHRAEMPDGRTLAIKVQYPGIANSIDADVDNVATLLRVSGLLPRELDIAPLLGEAKRQLHEEADYERERAMLERYRTLVGDDPAYVVPGSDPALSTGRVLAMEFVAGERVEVLEAADQATRDKAAEALVRLMLRELFAWGVMQTDPNFANYRWQADTGRLVLLDFGAARVIRPETQAAYHRLILAGLSGDRDAVRVAAVETGFLGAAATERHRATVDRMIGVILAKLDQPGAFDFGDRAFVPVLRQEAATMAEDRDTWHLPPVDTLFVQRKVSGTALLCARLKARVDVRGMVEGYRHASFGATGG, from the coding sequence ATGACCGAGGAATCGAAGGGTCGGGCCGTGCCCGGCGGACGGATCGGGCGACTGGGCGGCATGGGCCGCATCGTCGGCGGCATCGCCGGGGGAATCGTGACCGAGGGCGCCCGGCGACTGGCGGCGGGCGAACGGCCGAAAATGAACGACCTGATCCTGACGCCCAAAAACGCGGCACGGGTGGCGGATCAGCTCGCCAATCTGCGCGGCGCGGCGATGAAGCTGGGCCAGATGATCTCGATGGATGCCGGCGACATCCTGCCGCCCGAGCTGACGCAGATCCTGGCCCGCCTGCGCGACAATGCGCATCACATGCCGCCCAAGCAACTGGACGGCGTACTCACGGCGGAATGGGGGCGCGACTGGCGCCGCAAGTTCCGGCATTTCCAGGCGCATCCGATCGCCGCCGCCTCGATCGGGCAGGTCCACCGCGCCGAGATGCCCGATGGCCGCACGCTGGCGATCAAGGTGCAATATCCGGGGATCGCGAACAGCATCGACGCCGATGTCGACAATGTCGCGACGTTGCTGCGCGTCTCGGGCCTGTTGCCGCGCGAGCTGGATATCGCGCCGCTGCTGGGCGAGGCCAAGCGGCAGTTGCACGAGGAAGCCGATTACGAGCGCGAGCGCGCGATGCTGGAGCGGTATCGCACGCTGGTCGGCGACGATCCCGCCTATGTGGTGCCGGGGTCCGACCCGGCGCTGAGTACCGGCCGGGTGCTGGCGATGGAATTCGTGGCCGGCGAGCGGGTGGAGGTGCTGGAGGCGGCCGATCAGGCGACGCGCGACAAGGCGGCCGAGGCGCTGGTGCGGCTGATGCTGCGCGAGCTGTTCGCCTGGGGGGTGATGCAGACCGATCCCAACTTCGCCAATTATCGTTGGCAGGCGGATACGGGCCGGCTGGTGCTGCTGGATTTCGGGGCGGCGCGGGTGATCCGGCCGGAGACGCAGGCCGCCTATCACCGGCTGATCCTGGCGGGACTGAGCGGCGACCGCGATGCGGTGCGCGTGGCGGCGGTGGAAACCGGCTTTCTGGGCGCGGCGGCGACCGAACGGCACCGGGCGACGGTGGACCGGATGATCGGGGTGATCCTGGCCAAGCTGGACCAGCCGGGCGCGTTCGACTTCGGCGACCGTGCCTTCGTCCCGGTGCTGCGGCAGGAGGCGGCGACGATGGCGGAGGACCGGGACACCTGGCACCTGCCGCCGGTGGATACGCTGTTCGTGCAGCGCAAGGTGAGCGGGACGGCCCTGCTGTGCGCGCGGTTGAAGGCGCGGGTGGATGTGCGGGGGATGGTCGAGGGGTACAGGCACGCTTCATTCGGTGCGACGGGAGGGTGA
- a CDS encoding metallophosphoesterase family protein: MTVFFTADTHFGDHRTINISRRPFASTAEMNETLIARWNAVVAPGDTVWHLGDVARRPADVAALLARLNGTKHLLRGNNDPEDTLAAPGWASTGDYAELTLDDHRLVLCHYPFRSWNGQHRRAINLHGHSHGRLKPMPRQFDVGTDVHDFAPVTLSDLLRT, from the coding sequence ATGACGGTCTTCTTCACCGCGGACACGCATTTCGGCGATCACCGCACGATCAACATCTCGCGCCGGCCCTTCGCCTCGACCGCGGAGATGAACGAAACGCTGATCGCCCGCTGGAACGCGGTCGTCGCACCTGGCGATACGGTGTGGCATCTGGGCGACGTCGCGCGGCGCCCCGCCGATGTCGCCGCCCTGCTGGCGCGGCTGAACGGCACCAAGCATCTGCTGCGCGGGAACAACGATCCGGAGGACACGCTGGCCGCACCCGGCTGGGCCAGTACCGGCGATTATGCCGAGCTGACGCTGGACGATCACCGGCTGGTGCTGTGCCATTATCCTTTCCGCAGTTGGAACGGACAGCATCGCCGCGCGATCAACCTACACGGCCACAGCCATGGCCGGTTGAAACCGATGCCGCGGCAATTCGATGTCGGCACCGACGTGCACGACTTCGCCCCCGTGACGCTATCCGACCTGTTGAGGACCTGA
- a CDS encoding SPL family radical SAM protein: MQTAPSPTRAGIGTWKPRRVVVTRSARDFAHGRAILVRAERMGIEVVELSGDRLTLGFEDDPRRAYAEAKATLAVVVAPPSKRRLQPIAPSADWRVDLAEGCPAHCSYCYLAGSLKGPPITRVYANLDEILDGLPAYLGQGTITSRSSARAHEGTTFEASCYTDPLALEPLTGSLSAAIAWFGRWDVAAQLRFTSKFADVAPLLTLDHGGRTRMRASINPRAFARFEGGTAPVAQRLHALGQMAAAGYPVGLTIAPIIAAEGWQTAYGALIDDAAAALAGVADLDLTVELITHRFTAGSKAVLDSWYPGSSLDMTPRDRVTKRTKFGTEKHVYDAATMRDLRQFFERRIAEALPMARVLYWT, encoded by the coding sequence GTGCAGACCGCCCCCTCCCCCACCCGCGCCGGCATCGGCACCTGGAAGCCGCGCCGCGTGGTCGTGACGCGTTCCGCACGCGATTTCGCGCATGGACGCGCCATTCTGGTGCGGGCCGAGCGTATGGGGATCGAGGTGGTGGAATTGTCGGGGGACCGGCTGACGCTAGGGTTCGAGGACGATCCGCGCCGCGCCTATGCCGAGGCCAAGGCGACGCTGGCGGTGGTGGTGGCGCCACCGTCGAAACGCCGGTTGCAGCCGATCGCGCCAAGCGCGGACTGGCGGGTCGACCTGGCGGAAGGATGTCCGGCACATTGCAGCTACTGCTATCTTGCAGGATCGCTGAAGGGGCCGCCGATCACCCGCGTCTATGCCAATCTGGACGAGATACTGGACGGCCTGCCCGCCTATCTGGGGCAAGGCACGATCACCTCGCGCAGCAGCGCGCGGGCGCATGAAGGGACGACGTTCGAGGCGTCGTGCTACACCGACCCCCTCGCGCTGGAGCCGCTGACGGGATCGCTGTCCGCGGCCATCGCATGGTTCGGGCGGTGGGACGTGGCCGCGCAACTACGCTTCACCAGCAAGTTCGCCGATGTGGCCCCGCTGCTGACGCTCGACCATGGCGGGCGCACGCGGATGCGCGCATCGATCAACCCGCGCGCCTTTGCCCGGTTCGAGGGGGGCACCGCGCCCGTCGCGCAGCGGTTGCACGCGCTGGGGCAGATGGCGGCGGCGGGCTATCCGGTCGGACTGACGATCGCGCCGATCATCGCGGCGGAGGGCTGGCAGACGGCCTACGGCGCGCTGATCGACGATGCCGCCGCCGCACTGGCGGGGGTGGCGGACCTGGACCTGACCGTCGAGTTGATAACCCACCGCTTCACCGCCGGATCGAAGGCGGTGCTGGACAGCTGGTATCCGGGATCGTCGCTGGACATGACGCCGCGCGACCGGGTGACGAAGCGCACCAAGTTCGGCACCGAGAAGCATGTCTATGACGCGGCCACGATGCGCGACCTGCGCCAGTTCTTCGAACGCCGCATCGCCGAGGCCTTGCCGATGGCGCGGGTGCTGTACTGGACATGA